One window from the genome of Natrinema sp. DC36 encodes:
- a CDS encoding fibronectin type III domain-containing protein, whose product MPTTFTTDVPDIDSLSLDASVAEEITAAWNADLNNGEYRLELRDDDPSGDHPPYELETTVPFDGTLEHVTQNILGGEQYSVRVRAQTQFVTGEWMAAEELTKLLASDAIEFTDVGQVSLTAGWTINNDFRGSHQVYRRRTDYGVSTNFSDDAELIGTVASDDSDFVDDTVGPDREYEYRVRTLTQWQYADSSVSDPVVTEALEIGRSPVPARGWYVEVDHPSGTTFTPQVLDDAQLEPRLKALPRAQIPVPRSETWLSEALEDAPMRVWKDGERQPIDEIEDVDIQADRTVLVGTGGTELEQTVDRDVVAEPAHEVAADLVGDETGYVVNVDAPPVEESEAVAQDPATASEWTDVTEHSDLSEIPVGIDNSADAPVTQRSNILLRTGGQQWAGIGGTGTSVFDDSAFASGTGIGLQDQGDYVRWTFSLESTIAEENLRFALRAESDSDVPPLTATITDTDADQTVGSVSLWSNSSSLSLQWYSHESFEDGATIFASSSASEWDAGDLPAGNYELRLEAGTTYGDQGELRVDLLSVHDDRYQYDFGDSVDASGGIDGPAPYPHLVETRLDQYQAVLSVYGGELAIDANDTGGEQFIEISNDGIDWLRADNSSTVSGEFADLGGSIMVRLGFSRHGDDGEGAVPRYGTEPTQINSLTLTAWLNDTPLVIGRNLKGDLSEVLTTQIADNVDALWEARQDGDQTTFEWAQAGTRSSDRDADVVDYSVTKHNRRYLKATVEGGRSTVSDEAVTASYGSPVALEEGRVIAGSERVRSAETGERYRTGLDYELRPGAGELDIREAGAIADGEALLVDYEHNVIGEWEHSDYDGDTRTHLEETIPNATTPRACTRAAKVLVDELSVPRWEADVSIPPGDAIDGLLEALDLEAVPGDALAVYENDVTPEGQQLRLGNRQQVSETVRRIQSQLAATSDRV is encoded by the coding sequence ATGCCAACCACGTTCACAACCGACGTTCCGGACATCGACTCGCTTTCGCTGGACGCAAGCGTTGCAGAGGAGATTACGGCAGCGTGGAACGCTGATCTGAACAACGGAGAGTACCGCCTCGAACTCCGCGACGACGATCCGAGTGGCGATCATCCACCATACGAACTCGAGACGACGGTACCGTTTGATGGTACACTCGAGCATGTCACCCAGAACATCCTCGGGGGTGAGCAGTATTCGGTTCGGGTTCGGGCACAGACCCAATTCGTGACAGGAGAGTGGATGGCCGCTGAGGAGCTGACGAAACTCCTCGCGTCGGATGCCATCGAGTTCACGGACGTCGGCCAGGTCTCGCTCACTGCCGGCTGGACAATCAACAATGACTTCCGCGGCTCCCATCAGGTTTACCGACGGCGGACGGACTACGGTGTCAGCACGAACTTTTCAGATGATGCCGAACTGATCGGCACTGTTGCGTCCGACGACAGCGACTTCGTCGACGACACGGTTGGCCCAGACCGCGAGTACGAGTATCGCGTCAGGACTCTCACCCAGTGGCAATATGCAGATAGTAGTGTCTCCGACCCGGTCGTCACCGAGGCGCTCGAGATCGGGCGGAGCCCCGTCCCCGCTCGAGGGTGGTACGTCGAGGTCGATCACCCGTCAGGGACGACATTCACGCCGCAGGTCTTGGACGATGCCCAACTCGAGCCCCGGCTCAAGGCACTTCCACGGGCCCAGATCCCGGTCCCGCGCAGCGAGACATGGCTTTCCGAGGCCCTCGAGGACGCCCCGATGCGAGTCTGGAAGGACGGCGAGCGCCAGCCGATCGACGAGATCGAGGACGTCGACATCCAGGCCGACCGGACGGTACTGGTCGGCACCGGCGGCACGGAACTCGAGCAGACCGTCGACCGCGACGTCGTCGCTGAGCCGGCCCACGAGGTCGCGGCGGATCTGGTCGGGGACGAGACCGGCTACGTCGTCAACGTCGACGCGCCGCCCGTCGAAGAGAGCGAGGCCGTCGCCCAGGACCCTGCGACAGCGTCGGAGTGGACAGACGTGACCGAGCACTCGGACCTCTCTGAGATCCCCGTGGGGATCGACAACAGCGCCGACGCGCCTGTCACACAGCGATCGAACATCCTCCTGCGGACTGGCGGCCAGCAGTGGGCTGGGATCGGCGGCACGGGAACGTCGGTCTTCGATGACTCGGCGTTCGCCAGTGGGACAGGGATCGGCCTCCAGGACCAAGGCGACTACGTCCGGTGGACGTTCTCGCTCGAGTCGACGATCGCCGAGGAGAACCTCCGATTTGCATTGCGGGCCGAATCGGACTCCGACGTCCCGCCACTGACGGCAACGATCACGGACACCGATGCCGATCAGACGGTGGGCAGCGTCAGTCTCTGGAGCAACTCCTCGAGCCTCTCCCTACAGTGGTACTCCCACGAGAGTTTCGAGGACGGGGCGACGATCTTCGCCTCCAGTTCGGCAAGTGAGTGGGACGCCGGCGATCTCCCCGCCGGCAACTACGAACTCCGCCTCGAGGCCGGGACGACATACGGCGACCAGGGCGAACTGCGGGTCGACCTGCTCTCGGTACACGACGACCGCTACCAGTACGACTTCGGCGACAGCGTTGACGCCAGCGGCGGGATCGATGGCCCCGCGCCGTACCCACACCTCGTCGAGACGCGACTCGATCAGTACCAGGCCGTCCTCTCGGTTTACGGTGGCGAGCTCGCGATTGACGCCAACGACACGGGCGGCGAGCAGTTCATCGAGATCTCGAACGACGGCATCGACTGGCTCCGCGCCGATAACAGTTCGACCGTCTCCGGTGAGTTCGCCGATCTCGGCGGTTCGATTATGGTCAGACTCGGCTTCTCCCGGCATGGAGACGACGGTGAGGGGGCAGTCCCCCGATACGGCACCGAACCGACGCAGATCAACAGTCTCACGCTGACGGCGTGGCTCAACGACACGCCGCTGGTGATCGGCCGTAACCTCAAGGGCGACCTCTCGGAGGTGCTGACGACGCAGATCGCCGACAATGTCGACGCGCTCTGGGAGGCCCGCCAGGACGGCGACCAGACGACGTTCGAGTGGGCCCAAGCGGGCACCCGCTCGAGCGATCGGGACGCCGATGTCGTCGACTACTCCGTGACGAAGCACAACCGACGCTACCTCAAGGCGACCGTCGAGGGCGGCCGGTCGACCGTCAGCGACGAGGCGGTCACGGCCAGCTACGGCTCGCCGGTCGCCCTCGAGGAGGGGCGCGTGATCGCTGGCTCCGAGCGCGTCCGCAGCGCCGAGACTGGCGAGCGATATCGAACGGGACTCGACTACGAGCTCCGGCCGGGCGCTGGCGAGTTGGACATCCGTGAGGCCGGCGCGATCGCCGATGGCGAGGCGCTGTTGGTCGACTACGAGCACAACGTGATCGGCGAGTGGGAGCACTCCGACTACGACGGCGACACCCGAACCCATCTCGAGGAGACGATCCCGAACGCGACGACGCCGCGGGCCTGCACGCGAGCGGCAAAGGTGCTCGTCGACGAGCTCTCGGTGCCGCGCTGGGAGGCCGACGTCTCGATCCCGCCGGGCGACGCTATCGACGGGTTGCTCGAGGCGCTCGACCTCGAGGCTGTTCCCGGCGACGCGCTCGCGGTCTACGAGAACGACGTTACGCCGGAGGGTCAGCAGCTACGGCTCGGAAACCGCCAGCAGGTCAGCGAGACCGTCCGGCGGATCCAGTCTCAGCTGGCCGCGACGAGCGACCGGGTCTAA
- a CDS encoding fibronectin type III domain-containing protein yields the protein MSSFTWGGSQPATWGGSQSATWGASQPTAPTNVSVTVDGIRTITVEWEFTSNADSAIVERSPSGDGNWSEVGTVSYPTSTFTDDEQSKLDDERYDYRVIANNSIGSSDPSASVSSGRLPLPAPTGITVDAVTTDSVDLSWTDNANNEDGYRAFLSRSQQSFEGGFGNWTSGAWVRSTTQAFEGAEAAYADGSGGTPLNSPSITIPSGQMAVNEYVYLSGSMDTSVNQHIVSYYDPGNGWGGPHVSQRNGELMYYDGSWNSTGYSFPLGEWIRVGAYIDIANQWFSIMIVDSAGLHQPISGEAFIDRASFTAGDSRVMRHSNSAEHYLDAVTQYTTSPSTVAANSTTATVSSLLNGERYHSVVAGYTANTGVLDN from the coding sequence AAACGTCTCGGTGACCGTTGACGGCATTCGGACGATCACCGTTGAGTGGGAGTTTACGAGCAACGCCGACTCCGCGATCGTCGAACGCTCCCCATCCGGAGACGGCAACTGGAGTGAGGTAGGGACGGTCAGCTACCCGACTTCGACGTTCACCGACGACGAACAGTCGAAACTCGATGATGAGCGGTACGATTACCGAGTGATCGCAAACAATTCGATCGGATCGTCTGACCCTTCAGCGAGTGTCAGTTCGGGCCGGTTGCCACTCCCAGCCCCGACAGGTATCACTGTCGACGCTGTCACCACCGATTCAGTCGACCTCTCGTGGACCGACAACGCCAACAACGAGGACGGCTACCGCGCTTTCCTCTCGCGATCGCAACAGTCGTTTGAGGGGGGTTTCGGCAACTGGACAAGTGGAGCGTGGGTGCGCTCGACAACCCAAGCATTCGAGGGAGCCGAGGCAGCTTACGCTGACGGTTCAGGCGGGACACCGCTCAACTCACCCTCCATTACAATCCCATCCGGTCAGATGGCCGTCAACGAGTACGTCTACCTGTCCGGGAGTATGGATACCAGCGTTAACCAGCACATCGTTTCATACTACGATCCGGGGAACGGCTGGGGTGGCCCACACGTCTCACAGCGGAACGGTGAGCTAATGTACTACGATGGCTCGTGGAACTCAACGGGGTATTCGTTCCCGCTCGGTGAGTGGATCCGCGTTGGTGCTTACATCGACATCGCGAACCAGTGGTTCAGCATCATGATCGTCGATTCGGCTGGTCTCCATCAACCGATCAGCGGAGAAGCGTTCATTGACCGGGCATCCTTCACCGCCGGCGATAGCCGGGTAATGCGACACTCGAACAGCGCTGAGCACTACCTCGACGCCGTGACCCAGTACACCACATCGCCCTCGACAGTCGCAGCGAATAGCACAACAGCGACCGTCTCCAGTCTCCTCAACGGAGAACGATATCACTCCGTAGTGGCTGGCTATACGGCGAATACGGGGGTGTTGGATAACTAA